One region of Desulfobacterales bacterium genomic DNA includes:
- a CDS encoding tetratricopeptide repeat protein — protein sequence MEDYSQESVDDFYQNLNELIIMQARKLINHSLYTKALLSTLPVALIATDKEGLIKTLNHSAEEILGTKEKTIRESQLINIFGTESTVSKKINQSLSEGRPFHIRSENLTIALSNKNIVGNIYLQPIKDEENLVCGLLMTIEDLTYVHFLHDAFKRYVPPSVSELIAQNPETLKLGGEEKYLTVLFCDLVGFTSYSERYYPHEMVTIISDYFAAMTEEVFKFEGTLKEYVGDEMMVIFGAPFQQYDHAKRACLAALAMKKRLSLLRDEWSKIGRPPLRARTGVNSGEMLVGNLGSPYRFSYGVLGDNVNLASRLEGLNNMYGTEILIGQNTAKLVNDSFYLREIDRVRVKGRQQTVSVFELIESKSKTISQEIQTIIELYAEGLSEYMKQNWEKSIKFFKEAIECNPNDKPSSIMLERCINYKRKPPLENWDGVFQHTTK from the coding sequence ATGGAAGATTATTCTCAAGAATCAGTGGATGATTTTTACCAAAACTTAAATGAACTTATAATAATGCAAGCTCGAAAGTTAATAAATCATTCTTTATATACAAAAGCCCTACTATCAACTCTTCCGGTTGCCCTTATTGCAACCGATAAGGAAGGACTCATTAAAACCCTAAATCATTCAGCAGAAGAAATTTTAGGAACAAAAGAAAAAACTATTCGAGAAAGTCAACTTATTAATATTTTTGGAACAGAATCCACTGTATCAAAAAAAATTAATCAAAGTCTAAGTGAAGGAAGACCCTTTCATATAAGGTCAGAAAACTTAACGATTGCATTATCAAATAAAAATATTGTCGGAAATATATACCTTCAGCCTATTAAAGACGAAGAAAATTTGGTATGCGGTTTGCTTATGACTATCGAAGACCTAACTTATGTTCATTTTTTACACGATGCCTTTAAAAGATATGTTCCACCTTCTGTTTCTGAGCTTATCGCTCAAAATCCAGAAACACTTAAACTTGGTGGAGAAGAAAAATATTTAACTGTTCTTTTTTGCGATCTTGTAGGTTTTACATCCTATTCCGAAAGATACTATCCTCATGAAATGGTAACAATAATAAGCGATTATTTTGCGGCTATGACAGAAGAAGTATTTAAGTTTGAAGGAACGTTAAAAGAATATGTTGGAGATGAAATGATGGTTATATTCGGAGCCCCTTTTCAACAGTATGATCATGCTAAAAGAGCTTGTTTAGCTGCCCTTGCCATGAAAAAACGTCTCTCTTTACTACGAGATGAATGGAGTAAAATTGGCAGGCCTCCGCTTAGGGCAAGAACTGGAGTAAACTCAGGAGAAATGCTTGTCGGCAATCTTGGTTCCCCTTATAGGTTTTCTTACGGTGTTTTAGGTGATAATGTTAATCTTGCTTCAAGATTAGAAGGTCTTAACAATATGTATGGAACAGAAATTCTTATCGGTCAAAATACAGCTAAGTTAGTAAATGATTCTTTCTATTTAAGGGAAATAGATAGAGTTCGAGTCAAGGGCAGACAGCAAACTGTAAGCGTCTTTGAATTGATAGAAAGCAAAAGTAAAACAATTTCCCAAGAGATACAAACTATAATTGAACTTTATGCAGAAGGCTTAAGTGAATATATGAAACAAAATTGGGAAAAATCAATTAAATTTTTTAAAGAAGCTATTGAATGTAATCCTAATGATAAACCTTCATCTATAATGCTTGAACGCTGCATTAACTATAAAAGGAAGCCCCCTTTAGAAAATTGGGATGGCGTTTTTCAGCATACCACCAAATAA
- a CDS encoding adenylate/guanylate cyclase domain-containing protein produces MADKTIYLNPLVLLQTFEVYWAYYSVSDGKLYATACNKSASMLADSLLELSEKDERLFDIGWIQTEEEIDTEEILQTIKKWDNSNNVSPYENMFISIRKISPFIRLVKNFLIKEAGLTIEPVMQINREELMYREGVLRWQAHLPTMVILGMKSPEELLKKASESTTIVVVGDIKRLQELMTYAKNPESFSSFMVKFIEHTRMLVDEYMGVFDKFTGNGFLAYFNKSICEISNLDFVDCFANFVKAEIEFSNDLFNQWGKTLRKLPPEALGLSIGADIGELVFQDLASQLLVVGEPLVWAWRIAGMGKAGDAVVNNLLYRELENKPDIAIKQTVSTTASGEEFLTGSISFKK; encoded by the coding sequence ATGGCCGATAAAACTATTTATTTAAATCCACTTGTTTTACTCCAAACTTTTGAAGTTTACTGGGCATATTATTCCGTAAGTGACGGGAAACTATATGCAACAGCTTGTAACAAATCAGCAAGCATGCTTGCTGATTCGCTCCTTGAGCTTTCAGAAAAGGACGAACGATTGTTTGATATCGGATGGATTCAAACTGAAGAGGAAATTGATACTGAAGAAATCCTGCAAACAATAAAAAAATGGGATAACAGCAATAATGTATCTCCTTATGAAAACATGTTTATAAGCATTAGAAAAATTTCTCCTTTTATAAGATTAGTGAAAAATTTTTTAATTAAAGAAGCTGGACTTACTATTGAACCTGTTATGCAGATAAATCGAGAAGAATTAATGTATCGTGAAGGGGTTTTAAGATGGCAAGCTCACCTTCCAACAATGGTAATATTAGGCATGAAAAGTCCTGAAGAACTCCTTAAAAAAGCATCTGAGTCAACAACAATAGTTGTAGTCGGAGATATAAAAAGACTTCAAGAATTAATGACCTACGCAAAAAATCCTGAATCATTCTCCTCATTCATGGTTAAATTCATTGAACATACACGTATGCTTGTTGATGAATATATGGGTGTGTTTGATAAATTTACTGGAAACGGTTTCCTTGCCTATTTTAATAAAAGTATATGTGAAATAAGTAATCTTGATTTTGTTGATTGCTTTGCTAATTTTGTTAAAGCAGAAATTGAATTTTCAAATGATCTTTTTAACCAATGGGGCAAAACTTTAAGAAAGCTTCCGCCGGAAGCATTAGGACTTTCAATAGGAGCAGATATTGGTGAATTAGTATTTCAAGACCTTGCAAGCCAGCTCCTTGTTGTAGGTGAACCATTAGTATGGGCATGGAGAATAGCTGGTATGGGAAAAGCAGGAGATGCTGTGGTAAATAACCTGCTCTATCGTGAACTTGAAAATAAGCCTGATATAGCCATAAAACAAACGGTCAGCACTACAGCTTCAGGTGAAGAATTTTTAACAGGATCGATTTCCTTTAAAAAATAA
- a CDS encoding PilT/PilU family type 4a pilus ATPase, with protein sequence MEIIKIENDISNTVTACLEKSELFGSLNKKSIQGITSRAELIKFQHGETIIKEKDPSDSFFVVIKGLVSVLIQHKTTGETVEVGKLPQGTTIGEIGLLLNEPRTATIKAIEESLILKFDTKLFNYMFENLPAFGEAISKNLAKRVQKLSSNISLPDYGKDGQKPSAETLKLLPFDFLIRHRVLPLNLDGKILLIGFVHDPNSSVLNAVRNIIPGIELQMVHIDNSFFEEVIQNKSGITEFTDKGNEIQQKEKTIAVSPKLDAILNRLVAEGASDLHLSAGQIPHWRIDGEIKAISDSRALGDKEVLEMLEPVMDERSKKLFKETNDADFAYTIGDLGRFRVNIFRDEQGVSSVLRLIPSKLLSFEQLNLPNIARTFCEYPKGLILVTGPTGSGKSTTLAAMIDYVNKTRSDHIITMEDPIEFIHKTQKSLVNQRQIGSHTSSFHSALRSALREDPDIILVGELRDRETIELALEIANTGHLVFGTLHTSTAIGTISRIIDVFPTEQQNKIRTSLCESLKGVVAQALCKCIGGGRVAAFEILVVTPAVANLIREDKTAQILSSMQTGKAQGHKIMNEELAKLVQRKKISRDEAMSKSIDKTELLKKLEGNIVLHME encoded by the coding sequence ATGGAGATTATTAAAATAGAAAATGATATATCAAATACTGTAACTGCTTGTTTAGAAAAATCAGAATTATTTGGATCTCTTAACAAAAAATCCATTCAAGGAATAACTTCAAGAGCTGAATTAATAAAATTTCAACATGGCGAAACAATTATAAAAGAAAAGGATCCTTCCGACTCTTTCTTTGTTGTTATAAAAGGTTTGGTGTCTGTTTTAATCCAACATAAAACAACAGGTGAAACTGTAGAAGTTGGAAAACTTCCACAAGGAACCACTATTGGAGAAATAGGACTTTTATTGAATGAACCAAGAACAGCTACAATTAAAGCTATTGAAGAAAGTTTGATTCTTAAATTCGACACAAAACTTTTCAATTATATGTTCGAAAATCTTCCAGCATTTGGTGAAGCAATAAGCAAAAACCTTGCAAAAAGAGTTCAAAAACTATCGTCAAACATATCGCTTCCTGATTATGGAAAAGACGGTCAAAAACCATCTGCTGAAACACTAAAATTACTTCCGTTTGATTTCTTAATACGTCACAGAGTTCTCCCTCTTAACCTTGATGGAAAAATTCTTCTTATAGGTTTTGTACATGATCCAAATTCATCGGTTTTAAATGCTGTCCGCAATATTATACCAGGAATAGAACTTCAAATGGTTCATATTGATAATTCATTCTTTGAAGAAGTAATACAAAATAAATCTGGCATCACTGAATTCACGGATAAGGGTAACGAAATTCAGCAAAAAGAAAAAACTATAGCCGTATCTCCTAAATTAGATGCCATTTTAAACCGACTTGTTGCAGAAGGAGCTTCAGACCTTCATTTAAGTGCCGGTCAGATACCCCATTGGAGAATCGATGGCGAAATAAAAGCAATATCAGACTCAAGGGCACTTGGAGATAAAGAAGTTTTAGAAATGCTTGAACCAGTTATGGACGAGAGAAGCAAAAAATTATTTAAAGAAACTAATGATGCTGACTTTGCTTATACTATTGGCGATTTAGGCAGATTTAGAGTGAATATATTTAGAGATGAGCAAGGAGTTAGCTCTGTTTTAAGACTTATTCCAAGTAAACTTTTAAGCTTTGAACAACTCAATTTGCCTAATATTGCAAGAACTTTCTGTGAATATCCAAAAGGTTTAATACTTGTTACAGGCCCAACCGGTTCGGGTAAATCAACCACTTTAGCGGCAATGATTGACTATGTAAATAAAACTCGAAGTGACCATATTATAACGATGGAAGACCCAATAGAGTTCATCCATAAAACCCAAAAATCATTAGTTAATCAAAGACAAATTGGAAGTCATACCTCTTCTTTCCACAGCGCATTAAGGTCTGCTTTAAGAGAAGATCCTGATATTATTCTTGTAGGAGAATTAAGGGATAGAGAAACTATAGAACTCGCCCTTGAAATTGCTAATACAGGCCATCTTGTATTTGGAACTTTACATACATCAACAGCTATTGGAACTATATCCCGTATAATTGATGTGTTTCCAACCGAACAACAAAATAAGATTAGAACAAGCCTATGTGAGTCGCTTAAAGGTGTTGTAGCGCAAGCACTATGTAAATGTATTGGAGGTGGAAGGGTTGCAGCATTTGAAATTCTTGTTGTTACACCTGCTGTAGCAAACCTCATACGAGAAGACAAAACAGCTCAAATATTGTCTTCAATGCAAACTGGAAAAGCTCAAGGACATAAGATAATGAATGAAGAACTTGCAAAATTGGTTCAACGTAAAAAGATCAGCCGTGATGAAGCAATGAGCAAATCAATTGATAAAACAGAGCTTCTCAAAAAACTTGAAGGAAATATAGTTCTTCATATGGAATAA
- a CDS encoding VWA domain-containing protein, protein MKSLNLIKTLIFCFFVVIYPQIGKSASDNSFIKCRVETDKGILPTGRPQRTIIKVSLDAPPPSYIKERLPVNLSIVLDRSGSMSGQKIEKAKDAAVEALRRLGQKDIFSLVVYDHNVDTIVPAQNARNTEWIESRIRSIYPGGNTALFGGVSQGASEIRKNAYSGYINRIILLSDGIANVGPSSPDDLGRLGNALIKEGISVTTIGVGTDYNEDLMTRLSQNSDGNSYFVESSIDLPRIFAGELGDVLSVAAKQVTIVIECREGVRPINIIGREGRIRGNTVELYLNQLYANQEKYVLMEVEVPPGKEGQTINMVDVKINYHNPITKKNEASYGSVSAKFSSNERAVEKSVNVGVQREYHLNVNALVQDKAISLSDKGKKDEAVKELKQSSSVLREAGRKYEDTKLIKKAEEMEEQAKRIEKEGMTSRNRKALRTESYQLKNQQSKE, encoded by the coding sequence ATGAAATCATTAAATTTAATTAAAACTTTAATATTTTGTTTTTTTGTGGTTATTTATCCTCAAATTGGCAAATCTGCGAGTGACAACTCTTTTATTAAGTGTAGAGTTGAAACTGATAAGGGGATACTTCCAACAGGGCGGCCTCAAAGAACTATAATAAAAGTTTCTTTGGATGCTCCTCCGCCATCTTATATTAAAGAGCGCTTGCCAGTGAATCTTTCAATAGTTCTTGATCGTTCTGGATCTATGAGCGGTCAAAAAATAGAAAAAGCAAAAGATGCTGCTGTTGAGGCATTAAGAAGATTAGGGCAAAAGGATATATTTTCTCTTGTGGTATATGACCATAACGTTGATACGATAGTTCCGGCTCAAAACGCGAGAAATACTGAATGGATAGAGTCAAGGATACGGAGCATTTATCCCGGTGGAAATACAGCTCTTTTTGGAGGCGTAAGTCAAGGTGCATCTGAAATAAGAAAAAATGCCTATAGTGGTTATATAAATCGAATAATTCTTCTTTCTGATGGGATTGCCAATGTAGGCCCAAGCAGCCCTGACGATCTTGGTAGACTCGGAAATGCTCTTATAAAAGAGGGAATATCTGTTACAACCATAGGCGTTGGAACTGATTACAATGAAGATTTAATGACAAGGCTTTCTCAAAATAGTGATGGTAATTCTTATTTTGTTGAATCCAGTATTGATTTGCCTCGAATATTTGCAGGAGAACTAGGAGATGTTTTGAGTGTTGCGGCAAAACAAGTAACAATAGTAATTGAATGCAGAGAAGGGGTCAGACCTATAAATATTATTGGCAGGGAGGGCCGTATAAGAGGTAATACGGTTGAGTTATATTTAAACCAGCTTTACGCGAATCAAGAAAAATATGTTTTAATGGAAGTAGAGGTACCTCCAGGAAAAGAAGGGCAAACAATTAATATGGTAGATGTTAAAATCAATTACCATAATCCTATTACAAAAAAGAATGAAGCTTCCTATGGAAGTGTATCAGCAAAATTTAGCTCAAATGAGAGAGCAGTGGAAAAGTCTGTTAATGTTGGTGTTCAAAGAGAATATCATTTGAATGTTAATGCTCTTGTTCAGGATAAAGCTATATCCCTTTCAGATAAAGGCAAAAAGGACGAAGCTGTGAAAGAATTGAAACAATCAAGTAGCGTGTTAAGGGAAGCCGGTCGAAAATATGAGGATACGAAACTTATAAAAAAAGCAGAAGAAATGGAGGAACAGGCGAAAAGAATCGAAAAAGAAGGAATGACATCGAGAAACAGAAAAGCTCTTAGAACTGAATCATATCAGCTTAAAAATCAGCAAAGCAAGGAATAA
- a CDS encoding GspE/PulE family protein, with product MEKESPKEKRTHLKEQASSLRNRLKELNQSVQKAENFESSWKEHKPVLLSIVKAEDIRIYRTDSQNKEIVAKIKAEDFQKKESPPSAKQTASFLKLEEGQEVRHVLSPSSLEGYTALIRKPIKISNVENEKDLASVHPLLRYNRSYDKYIGIIAKSVLCAPLLYEDSLFGVIEIVNKIGAETFTDYDEAVLSAISKILSQKINADLKITKNPFDYLIQKGKVTQEKIDELTAKANERKTWITFLLRNELNLSPAEIGESLEKYYGVPFMAYNSSIQPPKNLLKGISKYYLKTNLWIPIEGDPDKVVILISDPKDRYKIMEIQKLLNAHSYEFRVGLPEDILAYLGERVSGGDNIASTVAEKLEKLEKEEAEAEQDNPQVVSDSHSLDVDSDSAAVLHINSIILQAHKLGVSDIHIEPSRPGTPSVVRMRIDGACRNILEIPERHIKPVISRIKIMSGLDIAERRKPQDGKAKVEFQGEKLELRIATIPTVNGESAVLRLLASGSSALPFDKLNLSQWNESEIKRLIERPHGIFLVVGPTGSGKTTTLHAILGAINTPERKIWTAEDPVEITQPGLQQVQVLHKIGLTFAAVMRSFLRADPDVILIGEMRDFETANIGIEASLTGHLVFSTLHTNSAPETVIRLLDIGLDPFNFSDALIGVLAQRLVRTLCSSCKEAYKPTEEETSNLIRTYGKESFSELNVKTDDISLRRAVGCPKCIKTGYKGRTGIHEFLIATQEMKGLISQKATVEEMVKQAQKDGMRNLIQDGVQKILKGFTDIVQLHKVAVDH from the coding sequence ATGGAAAAGGAATCACCTAAAGAAAAAAGGACTCATTTAAAAGAACAAGCTTCTTCATTAAGGAATAGATTAAAAGAACTTAATCAATCTGTACAAAAGGCAGAAAATTTTGAATCTTCATGGAAAGAACATAAACCTGTTCTTCTGTCTATCGTAAAAGCAGAAGATATCAGAATTTATAGGACAGATTCTCAAAATAAAGAAATTGTTGCTAAAATAAAAGCAGAAGATTTTCAAAAAAAAGAAAGCCCTCCATCAGCAAAACAAACTGCAAGTTTTCTTAAATTGGAAGAAGGCCAAGAAGTGCGCCATGTATTATCACCTTCATCATTAGAAGGATATACAGCATTAATCCGTAAACCTATAAAAATAAGCAATGTAGAAAATGAAAAGGACTTAGCTTCAGTTCATCCTCTTCTTAGATATAATAGATCCTACGACAAATATATTGGCATAATAGCTAAATCAGTATTATGTGCTCCTTTATTATATGAGGATTCCTTATTTGGAGTTATTGAAATTGTCAACAAAATAGGCGCAGAAACTTTTACTGATTATGATGAAGCCGTTTTATCCGCTATTTCCAAAATACTATCCCAAAAAATTAATGCTGATTTAAAAATAACAAAAAACCCTTTTGATTATTTAATTCAAAAAGGAAAAGTTACTCAAGAAAAAATTGATGAATTAACAGCTAAAGCTAATGAGAGAAAAACATGGATTACTTTTTTACTACGCAATGAATTAAACCTGTCTCCTGCTGAAATTGGAGAATCCCTTGAAAAATATTACGGAGTTCCTTTCATGGCTTATAATTCTTCTATTCAGCCACCTAAAAACCTTTTAAAAGGGATTAGCAAATATTATCTAAAAACTAATTTATGGATTCCAATCGAAGGAGACCCAGACAAAGTTGTAATCTTAATCAGCGATCCAAAAGACAGATACAAAATCATGGAAATTCAAAAATTATTGAACGCCCATAGCTACGAATTTAGAGTAGGGCTTCCTGAAGATATATTAGCATATTTAGGCGAACGCGTATCTGGGGGAGATAATATTGCTTCTACTGTCGCTGAAAAACTTGAAAAACTTGAAAAAGAAGAAGCTGAAGCTGAACAAGACAATCCGCAAGTTGTATCTGACTCCCATTCCTTAGACGTTGACAGCGATTCTGCGGCAGTTCTTCACATTAATAGTATCATTCTTCAAGCCCATAAATTAGGCGTATCTGATATACACATTGAGCCGTCCAGACCAGGGACTCCATCAGTTGTAAGAATGCGTATTGATGGAGCTTGCCGTAATATTCTTGAAATACCGGAGCGGCATATAAAGCCTGTAATTTCAAGAATAAAAATAATGTCAGGACTCGATATCGCTGAAAGAAGAAAACCCCAAGATGGTAAAGCAAAAGTTGAATTTCAAGGCGAAAAATTAGAACTAAGAATAGCTACAATTCCTACAGTAAACGGAGAAAGTGCTGTTTTAAGACTACTTGCATCTGGAAGTTCTGCTCTACCATTTGACAAACTTAATCTGTCCCAATGGAATGAATCTGAAATAAAAAGGCTTATAGAAAGGCCCCATGGAATATTTCTTGTTGTTGGACCTACTGGTTCTGGAAAAACTACTACTCTGCATGCTATACTTGGAGCAATAAACACCCCTGAAAGAAAAATATGGACAGCAGAAGACCCTGTAGAAATAACGCAACCTGGTTTACAACAAGTTCAAGTTCTCCATAAAATAGGTCTTACTTTTGCCGCAGTTATGAGGTCGTTCTTACGAGCTGATCCCGATGTAATTCTCATAGGCGAAATGAGGGATTTTGAAACTGCAAATATTGGGATAGAAGCGTCTTTAACAGGTCATTTAGTATTTTCAACCCTTCATACTAACTCAGCACCTGAAACTGTAATACGACTTCTCGATATTGGGCTTGATCCTTTTAATTTTTCAGACGCGCTCATTGGAGTTCTCGCCCAAAGACTTGTTAGAACCCTTTGTTCAAGCTGTAAAGAAGCATATAAACCTACTGAAGAAGAAACATCCAATTTAATAAGAACATATGGAAAAGAGTCTTTTTCAGAACTTAATGTCAAAACAGACGATATATCCCTTCGCCGAGCAGTTGGATGTCCAAAATGCATTAAAACTGGATACAAAGGAAGAACTGGTATTCATGAATTTTTAATCGCTACGCAAGAAATGAAAGGACTTATTTCGCAAAAAGCTACAGTAGAGGAAATGGTTAAACAAGCCCAAAAGGACGGAATGAGAAACCTAATTCAAGACGGTGTTCAAAAAATATTAAAAGGTTTTACTGATATTGTTCAACTCCATAAAGTAGCTGTAGACCATTAA
- a CDS encoding 16S rRNA (uracil(1498)-N(3))-methyltransferase produces the protein MLNRRFFIDEKIVSCLNPVIEGSDARHIKTVLRLKEGDEIELFDGKGFSYDAKILSVKDDKISLSIIEKIKILSESNAHIILAQSMLKENKMDDIIRQITEIGVFEFIPFLSERSISKPDNIRFSARIKRWKKIAKEAVKQCRRSFLPNIYEIMTFDEVISYSKDLDLKIIFWEKESSPICKELLLYKDKMKIIIVLGPEGGFTEEEVDKAKQYGFYSSSLGPRILRSETAAITACSIIQYVYGDMGNNY, from the coding sequence ATGCTTAACCGAAGATTTTTTATTGATGAGAAGATTGTATCTTGTCTAAATCCAGTTATTGAAGGTTCTGATGCAAGACATATAAAAACTGTATTAAGGCTTAAGGAAGGGGATGAAATTGAGCTTTTTGACGGAAAAGGCTTTAGTTATGATGCAAAAATACTCTCCGTTAAAGACGATAAAATATCATTATCTATCATCGAAAAAATAAAAATTTTAAGCGAATCTAATGCGCATATTATACTTGCTCAGTCTATGCTAAAAGAAAATAAAATGGATGATATTATAAGGCAGATTACCGAAATAGGCGTATTTGAATTTATTCCTTTTTTATCAGAGAGGTCTATTTCAAAACCTGATAATATTCGTTTTTCTGCAAGAATAAAAAGATGGAAAAAAATAGCAAAAGAAGCTGTCAAGCAATGTAGAAGAAGCTTTCTTCCTAATATATATGAGATTATGACTTTTGACGAAGTTATATCCTATAGTAAAGATTTAGACTTAAAAATTATATTTTGGGAAAAAGAATCATCACCTATTTGCAAAGAATTATTGTTGTATAAAGATAAAATGAAAATTATTATAGTTTTAGGTCCTGAAGGTGGATTTACTGAGGAAGAAGTGGATAAGGCTAAACAATATGGATTTTATAGCTCAAGCCTTGGCCCAAGAATTCTTAGATCTGAAACAGCAGCAATTACAGCTTGTTCTATTATTCAATATGTTTATGGTGACATGGGAAATAATTATTGA
- a CDS encoding HD domain-containing protein produces the protein MNSSKINYSTNKGLNSLLKNVISDIKEYAEHQITHIKKRAEIGIALSVEKDLNKLLEMIVDEARGLLNADAGTLYRLDKDEKYLCFEIVQNESLGIRMGGKSGKKLELPSVPLYVDGDPNYSNVSSYAALTGKIINIPDVYKAKEFDFTGPKKYDEKTGYKSTSMLVIPMKNHEDNIIGVLQFINAIDPETREIIPFSEEYVEEAASLASQAAISLTNTQLIQDLKSLFDSFIRSIATAIDAKSPYTKGHIDRVVELTMLIAEKINETKEAPFNNITFTQDEMEELRIAAWMHDIGKITTPEYVVDKSTKLETIFDRIHIVHTRFALIEKITETEYLNKKLELIQKGKLTDSDIKTIDNELSEKLKILRDNAELITLCNKPSEFINDDKLNQLKEIANKKFYLNGVEYPFLSENELKNICIRKGSLTNEEREVIENHVVMTLKMTEQLPFPKKLSKVPEFASGHHEKLDGSGYPKKLKKEQLSIQARIMAIADIFEALTAKDRPYKKPMKLSEAIKILGFMKKDKHIDPDIYELFIKEKLYLKYAETQLNKEQIDIDGL, from the coding sequence ATGAACTCCTCAAAAATAAACTATTCAACTAATAAAGGCCTTAATAGTCTGCTCAAAAATGTTATATCAGACATTAAAGAATATGCTGAACATCAAATAACGCACATAAAAAAAAGAGCGGAAATTGGAATAGCACTATCTGTTGAAAAAGATTTAAATAAGCTACTTGAAATGATCGTTGATGAAGCTAGAGGCCTTTTAAACGCTGATGCAGGAACTTTATACCGTCTCGATAAAGATGAAAAATATTTATGCTTTGAAATAGTTCAAAATGAATCTTTAGGAATTAGAATGGGTGGAAAAAGCGGGAAAAAATTAGAACTTCCAAGTGTTCCTTTATATGTTGATGGTGATCCTAATTATTCAAATGTTTCGTCATATGCGGCTTTAACCGGAAAAATTATAAACATTCCTGATGTATATAAAGCAAAAGAATTTGATTTTACGGGACCTAAAAAATATGATGAAAAGACAGGTTATAAAAGCACATCAATGCTCGTTATTCCGATGAAAAATCATGAAGATAATATTATCGGAGTGCTTCAATTTATAAATGCTATTGATCCTGAAACAAGAGAAATTATCCCTTTTTCTGAAGAATATGTAGAAGAAGCTGCATCTCTTGCATCTCAAGCTGCTATATCGCTTACAAATACTCAACTAATTCAGGATTTAAAAAGCTTATTTGATTCATTTATACGAAGTATTGCAACAGCTATAGATGCAAAATCTCCCTATACTAAAGGTCATATTGACAGAGTAGTTGAACTGACGATGCTTATTGCCGAAAAAATTAATGAAACAAAGGAAGCGCCATTTAATAACATAACTTTTACCCAAGATGAAATGGAAGAACTTAGAATAGCAGCATGGATGCATGATATTGGAAAGATAACAACTCCAGAGTATGTTGTAGATAAATCAACTAAACTTGAAACAATATTCGATCGGATTCATATCGTTCATACAAGATTTGCTCTTATCGAAAAAATAACCGAAACTGAATATCTAAATAAAAAATTAGAACTTATACAAAAAGGAAAGTTAACGGATTCCGACATAAAAACAATTGATAATGAACTTTCAGAAAAATTAAAAATTTTAAGGGATAATGCTGAATTAATAACTTTATGCAACAAACCAAGTGAATTTATAAACGATGATAAACTTAACCAGTTAAAAGAAATAGCCAACAAAAAATTTTATTTAAATGGGGTTGAATATCCTTTTTTAAGTGAAAATGAACTAAAAAATATTTGTATCCGAAAAGGCAGTCTTACAAATGAGGAGCGCGAAGTCATTGAAAACCATGTAGTCATGACGTTAAAAATGACAGAACAACTTCCTTTTCCAAAAAAATTATCAAAAGTCCCAGAATTTGCAAGCGGACATCATGAAAAATTAGATGGAAGTGGATATCCAAAAAAACTTAAAAAAGAACAACTTTCTATTCAAGCTAGAATAATGGCAATAGCTGATATATTCGAAGCTCTCACAGCAAAAGATAGACCCTATAAAAAACCCATGAAACTTTCTGAAGCTATAAAAATATTGGGTTTCATGAAAAAAGATAAACATATAGACCCTGATATTTATGAATTATTCATCAAAGAAAAACTATATTTAAAATATGCTGAAACACAGCTTAATAAAGAACAGATTGATATCGACGGGTTATAA